In Vibrio sp. 10N, the following proteins share a genomic window:
- a CDS encoding PilZ domain-containing protein, with the protein MQQTEILSIAERLITAYHAEDFDRVLNQVTEGESPSTKLLVKMELNRLMAPCHKRIDLRGRVSANCHEYQLDGLSHWLDDRAFDSYHRLTRKYGGYTEGVWELLVDKKTLSNLGDEQRNAHRGDLTDPQSPYAASPINLGYDLKRKECRLKVESQVSITLENGESIIGLSVDLSSSGAKFKVPGTFDYDLGQIISVSFDELAETSQLKEITKPIEYRVLGVDGVHGISPVKYLRTLRLTRTNAVELVVNKMLNTESKKVRHDNQDRITRARTRGFEHTYLKHACNLPLFFSGNDLKVALLTENNQDIWRYWNDERNQQSLASLFSSERMELLVKAGIKGCSNVLYTFTHDHNGMKLFYSMMMPEADRQERQLFWHVGGRRASWRAFRLSVFELSTDDMLTISKHYSELVGHDEKLTHFGILQEISDESSASDYLFTEKPRLPASTLNRFRHPRNIKSQPRGLYFDAKSRRKEPRYQFNSPLVATTSEGKALSGNTVDLSKHGASIRLNEPLSMASGSLISVDYLELKRYNQRIPLNQVPYEIVRLSADRRTVHLKIVESGKTVKTIAFFRGIIESNQDKLVAQQEILPSSSLLEALHNVLLGKMVSTPVYVDKRGTSVKCRSVGVNFPLAGYLQFFERIGHDQKLALEPIFKGRSNSLLAEPLKRKPGAKPVAFELYIGVLKLGDRIQSIHTKVRDEFESTQQRIKFIKDALNMGELYILRVTSGPVYDALTMLMKKDINELLSLSLSHARNLENEMTAIIGYCELVDITEEVLIRLEMNT; encoded by the coding sequence ATGCAGCAAACAGAAATACTTTCCATCGCAGAGCGCTTGATTACAGCCTATCATGCTGAAGACTTTGATCGGGTGCTAAATCAAGTCACTGAAGGTGAATCTCCTTCTACCAAATTATTGGTAAAAATGGAGCTCAATCGTCTTATGGCGCCTTGCCACAAGCGCATTGACCTGCGTGGACGCGTCTCCGCGAACTGTCACGAATATCAATTGGACGGACTGTCTCATTGGCTCGATGACCGAGCCTTCGACTCTTATCATCGCCTGACTCGTAAATACGGTGGCTATACCGAAGGGGTTTGGGAACTCTTAGTCGATAAGAAAACCCTCAGTAACCTAGGGGATGAGCAACGCAACGCCCATCGCGGTGATCTCACCGATCCACAAAGCCCATATGCTGCCAGCCCAATCAACTTGGGATACGATCTAAAACGTAAAGAGTGCCGGTTAAAAGTCGAATCACAGGTCTCAATCACTCTTGAAAATGGCGAGAGCATCATTGGCCTCAGTGTCGATTTATCTAGCTCTGGTGCCAAATTCAAAGTCCCCGGAACCTTTGACTATGACCTAGGCCAAATCATCAGCGTTAGCTTTGATGAACTGGCTGAAACGAGCCAGCTTAAAGAGATCACTAAACCCATTGAATATCGCGTGCTTGGTGTCGATGGCGTACATGGCATCTCGCCAGTGAAGTATTTGCGAACACTGCGGCTGACTCGCACCAACGCCGTCGAGTTGGTAGTCAACAAGATGCTCAATACCGAGTCAAAGAAAGTGCGCCATGACAATCAAGACCGTATAACTCGGGCGCGCACTCGTGGTTTTGAACACACCTATCTGAAACACGCCTGTAATCTCCCCCTATTTTTCAGCGGTAATGACCTAAAAGTCGCTCTGCTTACCGAAAACAACCAAGACATTTGGCGCTACTGGAACGATGAGCGCAACCAACAGTCACTGGCATCGCTATTTTCCAGCGAACGCATGGAGCTGCTGGTTAAAGCCGGCATAAAAGGCTGTAGTAACGTTCTCTATACGTTTACCCATGACCATAACGGCATGAAACTGTTTTACTCGATGATGATGCCAGAGGCGGATCGTCAAGAGCGCCAACTGTTCTGGCATGTCGGTGGGCGTCGCGCTAGTTGGCGCGCATTCCGCTTGTCGGTATTTGAGCTATCGACCGATGACATGCTAACAATTTCAAAACACTACAGTGAATTGGTGGGACACGATGAAAAGCTCACCCACTTCGGCATTTTGCAGGAAATCAGCGACGAGAGTTCTGCCAGTGACTATCTGTTTACCGAGAAGCCGCGTTTACCGGCCAGTACGCTCAACCGATTCAGACACCCAAGAAACATCAAATCCCAACCTCGCGGATTGTATTTTGATGCCAAGTCACGACGCAAGGAACCTAGGTATCAATTTAACTCACCGTTAGTTGCTACAACCTCGGAAGGCAAAGCTCTCTCCGGTAACACGGTGGACTTATCCAAACATGGGGCAAGTATCAGGCTTAATGAACCACTCAGCATGGCTTCAGGGTCTCTCATTTCCGTCGACTACCTAGAGCTGAAGCGATACAACCAACGTATTCCGCTTAATCAGGTACCGTATGAAATTGTTCGCCTATCGGCGGATAGAAGGACGGTACACCTTAAAATTGTCGAATCCGGTAAGACGGTTAAAACTATTGCGTTTTTCCGCGGCATTATTGAAAGCAATCAAGATAAGCTGGTTGCGCAGCAAGAGATCTTACCAAGTAGCTCATTACTAGAAGCACTGCACAATGTTCTACTCGGAAAAATGGTTTCAACCCCGGTTTATGTGGATAAACGTGGCACCTCAGTCAAATGCCGCTCTGTTGGCGTTAATTTCCCGCTTGCCGGTTACTTACAATTTTTCGAACGCATCGGGCACGATCAAAAGCTGGCCTTAGAGCCTATTTTTAAAGGCCGCAGTAATTCACTTTTGGCAGAGCCACTGAAACGTAAGCCAGGTGCTAAACCCGTCGCCTTTGAGCTCTACATTGGGGTACTGAAACTGGGTGACAGGATCCAGTCTATTCACACCAAAGTGCGCGATGAGTTTGAATCAACCCAGCAACGCATCAAGTTCATTAAAGATGCGCTGAATATGGGGGAATTGTATATTCTGCGGGTTACCTCAGGTCCAGTCTATGACGCGTTAACCATGCTAATGAAAAAGGACATCAATGAACTACTATCATTGAGCCTCAGCCATGCCCGAAACCTTGAGAATGAAATGACCGCCATTATTGGTTATTGCGAGCTCGTCGATATCACTGAAGAAGTCCTGATCCGTTTAGAAATGAACACCTAA
- a CDS encoding phosphopentomutase codes for MKRAFILVLDSFGIGATADADKFGDVGSDTMGHIAEQCAKGLADNDQRSGELKLPNLSKLGLAMAHKESTGKLALGLRDDVEVIGAYGHAAELSSGKDTPSGHWEIAGVPVLFDWGYFTDKENSFPKELTDRILERAGLDGFLGNCHASGTQVLDDLGEEHMKTGQPIFYTSADSVFQIACHEETFGLERLLELCQIAREELEDYNIGRVIARPFIGAGKGQFERTGNRRDLSVEPPAPTVLSKLVEEKQGEVVSIGKIADIYANCGITQKVKATGIPALFEATKEQIQKAGDNTIVFTNFVDFDSAYGHRRDVAGYAAALEYFDSRIHEVIELMQEDDVLILTADHGCDPTWQGTDHTREHIPVIVYGQKVPAGSLGLRDSFADIGQSLASYFGTSSMDYGKNFL; via the coding sequence ATGAAACGTGCATTTATTTTAGTGTTAGATTCTTTTGGCATTGGCGCTACCGCGGATGCAGACAAATTTGGTGATGTCGGCTCAGACACTATGGGTCACATTGCTGAGCAGTGTGCGAAAGGCCTGGCTGACAACGATCAGCGCAGCGGCGAACTGAAGCTGCCAAATCTTTCTAAACTAGGTTTGGCGATGGCTCATAAAGAGTCGACAGGTAAGCTTGCTCTTGGTCTTCGCGACGACGTTGAGGTCATCGGTGCCTACGGTCACGCGGCTGAGCTATCTTCTGGTAAAGATACTCCATCAGGTCACTGGGAAATTGCCGGTGTTCCGGTTCTGTTTGATTGGGGCTACTTCACTGATAAAGAGAATAGCTTCCCGAAAGAGCTGACTGACCGCATTCTTGAGCGTGCAGGCCTTGATGGCTTCCTAGGTAACTGCCATGCATCAGGTACACAAGTGCTGGATGACCTTGGCGAAGAGCACATGAAGACGGGCCAACCTATCTTCTATACCTCTGCCGACTCGGTATTCCAAATTGCGTGTCATGAAGAGACCTTTGGTCTTGAGCGCTTACTAGAGCTTTGCCAAATTGCACGTGAAGAGCTAGAGGATTACAACATTGGCCGTGTTATTGCGCGTCCATTTATCGGTGCGGGTAAAGGTCAATTTGAGCGTACTGGTAACCGTCGCGATCTGTCAGTTGAACCGCCAGCGCCGACTGTGCTGTCTAAGCTTGTTGAAGAGAAGCAAGGTGAAGTGGTCTCTATCGGTAAGATTGCCGATATCTACGCTAACTGCGGTATCACTCAGAAAGTGAAAGCAACCGGTATTCCTGCGCTTTTCGAAGCGACGAAAGAGCAAATCCAAAAAGCGGGTGATAACACCATCGTATTCACCAACTTTGTAGACTTTGACTCCGCATACGGTCACCGCCGTGATGTAGCGGGCTACGCTGCGGCGCTTGAGTACTTCGACTCTCGTATTCATGAAGTGATTGAATTGATGCAAGAAGATGACGTACTGATTTTGACGGCTGACCACGGCTGCGATCCAACATGGCAGGGCACTGACCATACTCGTGAGCATATTCCTGTTATCGTCTACGGTCAGAAAGTACCAGCAGGTTCTTTGGGCCTTCGTGACAGCTTTGCTGATATTGGTCAAAGCCTTGCAAGCTACTTTGGTACATCCTCAATGGATTACGGAAAGAACTTCCTATAA
- the deoD gene encoding purine-nucleoside phosphorylase, giving the protein MATPHINAEMGDFADVVLMPGDPLRAKYIADTFLDDAVQVCDVRNMYGYTGTYKGRRISVMGHGMGIPSCSIYVTELIKDFGVKKIIRVGSCGAVNEDIKVRDVVIGMGACTDSKVNRIRFKNHDFAAIADYKMVKNAEEAAKARGIDVKVGNLFSAELFYTPDPEMFDVMDKYGIVGVEMEAAGIYGVAAEYGAKALAICTVSDHIKTGEQTTSDERATTFNEMMEIALDSVLLGDAE; this is encoded by the coding sequence ATGGCAACTCCTCACATTAACGCGGAAATGGGTGATTTTGCTGACGTAGTATTGATGCCGGGTGATCCACTACGTGCAAAATACATCGCGGATACCTTCTTAGATGACGCAGTACAAGTGTGTGATGTTCGTAATATGTACGGTTACACAGGCACTTACAAAGGTCGTCGTATCTCAGTAATGGGTCACGGCATGGGTATTCCTTCGTGCTCAATCTATGTGACTGAACTTATTAAAGACTTTGGTGTGAAGAAGATCATTCGTGTGGGTAGCTGTGGCGCGGTAAACGAAGACATCAAAGTACGCGACGTTGTTATCGGTATGGGCGCATGTACCGATTCAAAAGTGAACCGTATTCGCTTCAAGAACCATGACTTTGCAGCAATCGCTGACTACAAAATGGTGAAAAACGCGGAAGAAGCAGCAAAAGCACGTGGTATCGACGTAAAAGTGGGTAACCTGTTCTCAGCAGAACTGTTCTACACGCCAGATCCAGAGATGTTTGACGTAATGGACAAATACGGCATCGTTGGTGTGGAAATGGAAGCGGCAGGCATCTACGGTGTCGCAGCAGAGTACGGCGCGAAAGCACTGGCTATTTGTACGGTTTCAGATCACATTAAAACGGGTGAGCAAACCACATCAGACGAGCGTGCAACCACGTTCAACGAAATGATGGAAATTGCCCTAGATTCTGTTCTTCTAGGTGACGCAGAGTAA
- a CDS encoding YtjB family periplasmic protein, with amino-acid sequence MDGSLFSFRNFLRLVALCLIGAMVFFITTNSVLISKGNERIQANQLEVLSKVLISQASQSARQMLIDQDQERLGALTNQLANERLVLDATVYDSEGVKVAASDKAKTVREVLGLDTPLSTARIGRQQLVEPIINDNTIIGFVRITFETGKVTAISDHHYRKSDRFMYMMILMSFLCGLLLMVLLRKQPKNKGENLLLKQP; translated from the coding sequence ATGGACGGTTCACTGTTTTCGTTTAGGAACTTTTTACGCTTAGTCGCGCTTTGCTTGATTGGCGCTATGGTGTTTTTTATCACCACCAATAGCGTGCTGATCAGTAAAGGTAACGAACGTATCCAAGCTAACCAGCTCGAAGTTCTCTCCAAGGTTCTGATTTCTCAAGCCTCGCAATCGGCCAGGCAAATGCTTATCGACCAAGATCAAGAGCGCCTCGGTGCATTGACCAATCAGTTGGCCAACGAACGTTTGGTTCTAGATGCCACTGTCTATGATTCGGAAGGGGTGAAGGTTGCTGCCAGTGATAAGGCAAAAACCGTGCGTGAAGTATTGGGCCTAGATACGCCGCTATCGACAGCTCGCATTGGCCGTCAGCAATTGGTTGAGCCGATCATCAATGACAACACCATTATCGGCTTTGTACGCATCACCTTTGAAACTGGCAAAGTGACCGCAATCTCCGATCATCACTACCGCAAGAGTGATCGCTTTATGTATATGATGATCTTAATGAGTTTCTTGTGTGGACTACTGCTGATGGTACTGCTTCGCAAACAACCAAAGAACAAAGGCGAAAACCTACTGCTTAAGCAGCCCTAG
- the deoA gene encoding thymidine phosphorylase, whose amino-acid sequence MYLPQEIIRKKRDGHELSAEEINFFIQGVANDTVSEGQIAAFAMTIFFNEMTMPERIALTCAMRDSGMVIDWSHMNFGGPIVDKHSTGGVGDVTSLMLGPMIAACGGFVPMISGRGLGHTGGTLDKLESIPGYDITPTNEVFGEVTKDAGVAIIGQTGDLAPADKRVYATRDITATVDNISLITASILSKKLAAGLESLVMDVKVGSGAFMPTYEASEELANSIVAVANGAGTKTTAILTDMNQVLASSAGNAVEVREAVQFLTGEYRNPRLYAVTMALCSEMLVLAKLAEDTEQAESMLNEVLDNGKAAECFGKMVKGLGGPADFVENYDNYLEKAEIIKPVFADAEGIVSAMDTRAIGMAVVGMGGGRRVATDAIDYAVGFDQFIRLGETANQDKPLAMIHARSEAQWQEAANALKAAITVSDEPYTETPCVYRHIRAENLA is encoded by the coding sequence ATGTATTTACCTCAAGAAATTATTCGTAAAAAACGCGACGGTCATGAACTCAGCGCGGAAGAGATCAACTTTTTCATTCAAGGTGTCGCTAACGATACGGTATCGGAAGGTCAAATTGCCGCATTTGCGATGACCATCTTCTTCAATGAAATGACCATGCCAGAGCGTATTGCACTGACTTGTGCCATGCGTGACTCTGGCATGGTTATCGACTGGAGCCATATGAACTTTGGCGGTCCGATTGTCGATAAGCATTCAACCGGTGGTGTTGGTGATGTGACGTCGCTAATGCTTGGTCCTATGATTGCCGCTTGTGGTGGTTTTGTACCTATGATTTCTGGTCGTGGTCTTGGCCATACAGGTGGCACACTGGATAAGCTAGAATCTATCCCAGGTTATGACATTACGCCAACCAACGAAGTGTTTGGAGAAGTGACCAAAGACGCAGGCGTTGCCATCATTGGCCAGACTGGCGATTTAGCACCAGCGGACAAGCGCGTTTACGCGACTCGCGATATTACGGCGACAGTGGATAACATTTCACTTATCACGGCGTCTATCTTGTCGAAGAAGCTTGCCGCAGGCTTAGAGTCTCTGGTGATGGATGTCAAAGTGGGTTCAGGCGCTTTCATGCCAACTTATGAAGCATCGGAAGAGCTAGCAAACTCTATTGTTGCAGTTGCTAACGGCGCAGGCACTAAGACGACGGCTATTTTGACCGATATGAACCAGGTGCTGGCATCGTCAGCGGGTAATGCTGTTGAAGTGCGTGAAGCGGTACAGTTCCTAACTGGTGAATACCGTAATCCACGTTTGTATGCGGTTACCATGGCTCTGTGCAGTGAAATGTTGGTACTGGCTAAGCTGGCAGAAGATACAGAGCAAGCGGAATCGATGCTTAACGAAGTGCTCGATAACGGCAAAGCGGCTGAGTGTTTTGGCAAAATGGTCAAAGGCCTAGGTGGCCCAGCTGATTTTGTTGAAAACTACGACAACTACTTGGAAAAAGCAGAAATCATTAAGCCGGTGTTTGCGGATGCTGAAGGCATCGTTTCTGCTATGGATACGCGCGCAATCGGTATGGCAGTAGTCGGTATGGGCGGTGGTCGCCGTGTCGCTACCGATGCTATCGATTATGCGGTCGGTTTCGACCAGTTTATTAGACTTGGTGAAACGGCAAACCAAGACAAGCCACTCGCGATGATTCACGCTCGCAGTGAAGCTCAGTGGCAAGAGGCGGCAAATGCGCTGAAAGCGGCGATTACTGTCTCAGACGAACCTTATACAGAAACTCCTTGTGTGTACCGCCATATTCGAGCGGAAAATTTGGCATAA
- the serB gene encoding phosphoserine phosphatase has translation MDAIKPLAISKRIPLKQRFPETLLAHSLERRAATWIVYAPYLSTDAFNDLDFYVGETTRILDIWQVGQYEVALMEGNLTAEHASLLDELNIDYARLCDVPDLNKPGVIVLDMDSTAIQIECIDEIAKLAGVGEQVSEVTERAMQGELDFEQSLRQRVAALKGADEAILSEVRETLPLMPELQEMIKTLQSFGWKTAIASGGFTYFSDHLKQMLELDFAQSNTLAIKDGKLLGEVVGEVVSAQTKADILLELAEEYEVEPHNTIAVGDGANDLVMMGVAGLGIAYHAKPKVEAQAQVAIKHAGLGGIVCILSGLLARQKKIGW, from the coding sequence ATGGATGCTATTAAGCCGCTTGCAATCAGCAAGCGTATTCCACTGAAACAACGATTCCCAGAGACACTTCTTGCGCATTCGCTAGAAAGACGGGCAGCGACATGGATTGTGTACGCGCCGTATCTTTCGACAGACGCATTCAACGATCTGGACTTTTACGTCGGAGAAACCACACGTATTTTAGATATCTGGCAAGTTGGTCAGTATGAGGTTGCCTTGATGGAGGGCAATTTAACCGCCGAACATGCCAGCCTATTGGATGAACTCAATATCGATTATGCCCGCTTATGCGATGTTCCCGATTTGAATAAACCTGGCGTGATTGTGTTGGACATGGATTCTACCGCTATTCAAATTGAGTGCATTGATGAGATCGCTAAGCTTGCTGGTGTCGGTGAGCAAGTTTCTGAAGTGACGGAACGTGCGATGCAAGGCGAGCTGGATTTTGAGCAAAGCTTGCGTCAACGTGTCGCTGCACTTAAAGGGGCGGATGAAGCCATTTTATCCGAGGTGCGTGAGACGCTACCACTGATGCCAGAACTGCAGGAAATGATCAAAACCTTGCAAAGTTTTGGCTGGAAGACGGCGATCGCCTCAGGTGGTTTTACCTATTTCTCTGACCATCTTAAACAGATGTTGGAGTTAGATTTTGCTCAGTCCAATACACTGGCCATCAAAGACGGTAAGCTGCTCGGTGAGGTCGTTGGCGAGGTAGTGTCGGCACAAACCAAAGCGGATATCTTACTGGAGCTGGCTGAGGAATACGAAGTGGAGCCGCATAACACCATCGCTGTAGGGGATGGTGCCAATGATTTGGTGATGATGGGAGTGGCAGGACTGGGTATTGCTTACCACGCCAAGCCAAAAGTGGAAGCTCAGGCGCAGGTGGCAATCAAGCATGCTGGCTTAGGCGGCATTGTGTGTATCCTGTCGGGGCTACTGGCAAGACAGAAAAAAATCGGTTGGTAA
- the deoC gene encoding deoxyribose-phosphate aldolase, with protein sequence MSDLKSAALRALKLMDLTTLNDDDTNEKVIALCHDAKTAVGNTAAICIYPRFIPIAKKTLREQGTPEVRIATVTNFPHGNDDIEIAVAETKAAVAYGADEVDVVFPYRALIAGNEEVGFELVKQCKEACGDILLKVIIETGELKEEALIKKASEICIKAGADFIKTSTGKVPVNATPEYARMMLEVIRDMDVAKTVGFKPAGGVRTAEDAAAYLAMADDILGADWADNMHYRFGASSLLTNLLNTLEVTDETADPSAY encoded by the coding sequence ATGAGCGATTTAAAATCAGCAGCTCTACGTGCACTTAAACTTATGGATCTAACCACGCTAAATGACGACGACACTAACGAAAAAGTGATCGCACTATGTCACGACGCGAAAACCGCTGTGGGCAACACAGCAGCGATCTGTATTTACCCTCGCTTTATTCCTATTGCTAAGAAAACCCTTCGTGAACAAGGTACTCCAGAAGTACGTATCGCGACGGTAACTAACTTCCCACACGGCAACGATGACATTGAAATTGCTGTAGCAGAAACCAAAGCAGCAGTTGCTTACGGCGCAGACGAAGTAGACGTAGTATTCCCATACCGTGCACTTATCGCTGGCAACGAAGAAGTGGGCTTTGAGCTTGTGAAACAGTGTAAAGAAGCGTGTGGCGACATTCTTCTGAAAGTGATCATCGAAACCGGTGAGCTAAAAGAAGAAGCTCTGATCAAGAAAGCATCAGAAATCTGTATCAAAGCAGGCGCTGACTTCATTAAAACCTCAACAGGTAAAGTGCCAGTTAACGCGACGCCAGAATACGCTCGCATGATGCTAGAAGTCATTCGTGATATGGACGTTGCTAAAACCGTTGGTTTCAAACCTGCTGGCGGCGTACGTACTGCGGAAGATGCAGCAGCATACCTAGCAATGGCAGACGACATACTAGGCGCAGATTGGGCAGACAACATGCACTACCGCTTTGGTGCATCAAGCCTACTGACCAACCTACTGAATACATTAGAAGTAACTGACGAAACAGCGGATCCAAGCGCTTACTAA
- the radA gene encoding DNA repair protein RadA: MAKAKRAYVCNDCGADFPRWQGQCNACGSWNTISEVRLAASPQVARNERLTGYAGGANESTIQTLSEIDLQEVPRFTSGFKELDRVLGGGVVPGAAILIGGNPGAGKSTLLLQAMCWLSSQMPTLYVTGEESLQQVAMRASRLGLPKEHLKMLSETNVDRICQIAEKEQPKLMVIDSIQVMHVADVQSSPGSVAQVRESATALTRYAKQNNVAIFIVGHVTKDGTLAGPKVLEHIIDCSVLLDGGTDSRFRTLRSHKNRFGAVNELGVFAMTGQGLKEVSNPSAIFLSRGEEETSGSSVMVVWEGTRPLLVEIQALVDYSQLANPRRVAVGLEQNRLSLLLAVLHKHGGLQMADQDVFVNVVGGVKVTETSADLALVMALLSSFRDRPLPKDVVVFGEVGLAGEIRPVPSGQERLMEAFKHGFKKAIVPAANMPKGGIEGMQIHGVKKLSEAISAFDEL; encoded by the coding sequence ATGGCAAAAGCGAAAAGAGCTTATGTATGTAACGATTGTGGCGCGGACTTTCCACGCTGGCAAGGGCAGTGCAATGCTTGTGGCAGTTGGAATACGATCAGTGAGGTGCGATTAGCGGCATCGCCTCAAGTCGCGCGCAACGAGCGACTAACGGGCTATGCTGGTGGCGCAAACGAATCAACGATTCAAACCCTGTCTGAGATTGACCTGCAAGAGGTGCCACGTTTTACCAGTGGCTTCAAAGAGCTAGACAGGGTGTTAGGTGGCGGCGTTGTACCGGGTGCGGCGATTCTAATTGGCGGCAACCCAGGTGCCGGTAAGTCGACGCTGCTCTTGCAAGCGATGTGTTGGTTGTCTTCGCAAATGCCAACGCTGTATGTCACGGGTGAGGAATCGCTTCAACAGGTTGCGATGCGCGCTTCTCGTTTAGGTTTGCCCAAAGAGCATCTAAAAATGCTCTCTGAAACCAATGTCGATCGTATTTGCCAAATCGCTGAAAAAGAACAGCCAAAGCTGATGGTCATCGACTCTATTCAGGTTATGCATGTGGCCGATGTTCAATCTTCTCCAGGCAGTGTGGCTCAAGTTCGCGAATCGGCGACAGCATTAACGCGCTATGCGAAACAAAACAATGTGGCGATTTTTATTGTTGGTCACGTAACCAAAGATGGCACGCTAGCGGGCCCTAAAGTGCTCGAGCACATTATTGACTGCTCTGTGCTCCTTGATGGTGGCACCGATAGCCGCTTTAGAACGCTTCGCAGTCATAAGAACCGTTTCGGAGCCGTCAACGAATTAGGTGTATTCGCTATGACGGGGCAGGGCTTGAAAGAAGTTAGCAACCCGTCGGCCATCTTCCTATCTCGTGGTGAAGAAGAAACCTCAGGAAGCTCGGTGATGGTGGTTTGGGAGGGGACTCGTCCGCTGCTGGTAGAGATCCAAGCGCTGGTGGATTACAGCCAATTAGCGAACCCACGCCGAGTGGCTGTTGGTCTTGAGCAAAACCGTTTGTCATTGTTACTGGCGGTACTGCACAAGCACGGCGGACTACAAATGGCGGATCAAGATGTGTTCGTCAATGTGGTGGGCGGCGTGAAGGTGACAGAAACCAGCGCCGACCTTGCTTTGGTTATGGCACTGCTGTCGAGTTTCCGTGACCGTCCATTGCCAAAAGATGTGGTGGTATTTGGTGAAGTGGGACTAGCGGGCGAAATTCGTCCGGTACCGAGTGGCCAAGAGCGTTTGATGGAGGCGTTTAAGCACGGCTTTAAAAAAGCGATTGTGCCGGCGGCGAACATGCCAAAAGGCGGCATTGAAGGCATGCAGATCCATGGCGTGAAGAAGCTTTCAGAAGCGATTTCAGCATTTGATGAACTTTAA
- a CDS encoding NupC/NupG family nucleoside CNT transporter: MSLFMSLVGMVALIAIAVLLSDNRKAINIRTVGGAFAIQFALGAFVLYVPWGQEVLRSFSDAVSNVINYGNDGTSFLFGGLVSGKMFEVFGGGGFIFAFRVLPTLIFFSALISVLYYLGVMQWVIKILGGGLQKALGTSRAESMSAAANIFVGQTEAPLVVRPFVPKMTQSELFAVMCGGLASIAGGVLAGYASMGVPIEYLVAASFMAAPGGLLFAKIIKPETDEPVEQLHDMSAEGDDKPANVIDAAAGGASAGLQLALNVGAMLIAFIGLIALVNGMLGGIGGWVGMPELRLEMILGWIFSPLAFLLGVPWSEATIAGEFIGMKTVANEFVAYSQFAPYLSEAAPVVLSEKTKAIISFALCGFANLSSIAILLGGLGSLAPKRRGDIARMGVKAVIAGTLSNLMAATIAGFCLTLAGM, encoded by the coding sequence ATGAGCCTGTTTATGAGCCTGGTTGGTATGGTCGCACTTATTGCAATCGCAGTACTGCTTTCAGACAACCGCAAAGCTATTAATATCAGAACTGTGGGTGGCGCATTTGCTATCCAATTTGCACTAGGTGCATTCGTTCTTTACGTTCCTTGGGGACAAGAAGTACTACGCAGCTTCTCTGATGCTGTATCTAACGTGATCAACTACGGTAATGACGGTACGTCATTCCTATTTGGTGGCCTAGTATCAGGTAAAATGTTTGAAGTATTCGGCGGCGGCGGTTTCATCTTCGCTTTCCGTGTACTACCTACACTAATCTTCTTCTCTGCGCTTATTTCTGTACTTTACTACCTAGGTGTTATGCAGTGGGTTATCAAGATTCTTGGTGGCGGCCTGCAAAAAGCACTAGGTACTTCTCGTGCGGAATCTATGTCAGCAGCAGCTAACATTTTCGTAGGTCAAACAGAAGCTCCTCTAGTTGTGCGTCCTTTCGTACCTAAGATGACTCAATCTGAACTGTTCGCAGTAATGTGTGGTGGTCTAGCTTCTATCGCTGGTGGTGTACTGGCAGGTTACGCTTCAATGGGCGTGCCAATTGAGTACCTAGTTGCGGCATCATTCATGGCAGCACCAGGTGGTCTTCTATTCGCTAAAATCATCAAGCCAGAAACTGATGAGCCAGTTGAACAGCTGCACGACATGAGCGCAGAAGGCGACGACAAGCCAGCTAACGTAATCGACGCAGCAGCGGGCGGTGCATCAGCAGGTCTTCAACTAGCTCTTAACGTAGGTGCAATGCTAATTGCATTCATCGGTCTTATCGCACTAGTTAACGGTATGCTTGGTGGCATCGGTGGCTGGGTTGGTATGCCTGAACTACGTCTAGAAATGATTCTAGGTTGGATCTTCTCGCCACTAGCATTCCTACTAGGTGTGCCATGGTCTGAAGCGACTATCGCGGGTGAGTTCATCGGTATGAAGACCGTTGCGAACGAATTCGTAGCATACTCTCAGTTTGCCCCTTACCTAAGCGAAGCAGCGCCAGTTGTTCTTTCTGAGAAAACCAAGGCAATCATTTCATTCGCTCTATGTGGTTTTGCGAACCTATCTTCTATCGCAATCCTACTAGGTGGTCTGGGTAGCCTTGCGCCTAAGCGTCGCGGTGATATCGCTCGCATGGGTGTGAAAGCAGTAATCGCTGGTACGCTATCTAACTTGATGGCTGCAACGATTGCAGGCTTCTGTCTAACTCTCGCTGGCATGTAA